A single genomic interval of Pelorhabdus rhamnosifermentans harbors:
- the larA gene encoding nickel-dependent lactate racemase → MDKNFSLAFGEEQVTFAIPEEQMLDIVEGKEISPIFDVPGAIHQALAKPIGSPPLSNVVKSGDHVVIVVSDITRQWIRYDLILPTLIAELNAAGIADQDITLIVALGAHRPHTDQENAEIYGKGIVDRIVIKQSYALNDEDFVSVGNTTRGVNVRLNRKVVEADKVILTGGIIYHSMAGFGGGRKSVLPGIAAYDTIQGNHRFCLNKIEGQGLNPYCYAGSLEHNEMHQDMLEMAERLHPDFLLNAVYTSKGEFCRFVAGHWYDAWLSGCKTVEELYGIPISGKADIVVTSSGGFPKDINFYQASKAIENAYEAVKDEGVLITLMECREIGDPPDFSQWFDYSSLIECEAELRKAFTVPGFVALKMGLIAKKMKVIVVTLRENRAFIEKMGMIAAENMTEAFVLANKIVGKKLPSVTVIPHGGIVFPIVK, encoded by the coding sequence ATGGATAAAAATTTTTCACTTGCTTTTGGTGAAGAGCAGGTTACATTTGCTATTCCTGAAGAACAAATGCTTGATATTGTTGAGGGAAAAGAGATTTCTCCGATTTTTGATGTTCCGGGAGCCATTCATCAGGCTTTGGCGAAGCCGATTGGTTCACCGCCACTGTCCAATGTTGTAAAGTCTGGTGACCATGTGGTTATTGTTGTCTCGGATATTACGCGGCAATGGATTCGATATGATTTAATTTTGCCGACTCTCATTGCCGAGCTCAATGCAGCGGGTATAGCAGATCAGGATATAACCTTGATTGTTGCCCTTGGTGCCCATCGTCCGCATACGGACCAAGAAAATGCTGAAATCTACGGCAAAGGAATCGTGGATAGAATTGTTATTAAACAAAGTTATGCCTTAAATGATGAAGACTTCGTGTCTGTCGGCAATACGACGCGCGGTGTCAATGTGCGCCTTAATCGTAAGGTAGTTGAAGCAGACAAAGTTATTCTAACGGGTGGGATTATTTATCATTCCATGGCTGGATTTGGTGGCGGGCGTAAGTCTGTTTTGCCGGGTATTGCGGCCTATGACACTATTCAAGGGAATCATCGGTTTTGCTTAAATAAGATTGAAGGTCAGGGCTTAAATCCTTATTGTTATGCAGGAAGCTTAGAACATAATGAGATGCATCAAGACATGCTGGAAATGGCGGAGAGGCTACATCCCGATTTTTTGTTGAACGCCGTTTATACGTCGAAAGGGGAATTTTGCCGTTTCGTGGCAGGTCATTGGTATGACGCTTGGCTAAGCGGGTGTAAGACAGTGGAAGAACTTTATGGTATTCCCATTTCGGGGAAGGCAGACATTGTTGTCACGTCATCAGGCGGTTTTCCCAAGGATATTAATTTTTATCAAGCTTCAAAGGCTATTGAAAATGCCTATGAGGCTGTCAAAGACGAGGGTGTCTTGATTACGCTTATGGAATGTCGTGAAATTGGTGATCCACCGGATTTTAGTCAGTGGTTTGATTACTCTTCCCTTATTGAATGCGAGGCAGAGCTGCGTAAAGCCTTTACTGTACCGGGATTTGTGGCACTAAAAATGGGGCTGATTGCTAAGAAAATGAAAGTTATTGTCGTTACTTTACGGGAAAATCGGGCGTTTATTGAGAAAATGGGCATGATAGCGGCGGAAAATATGACGGAAGCTTTTGTTTTGGCGAACAAAATTGTTGGTAAGAAACTGCCGAGTGTAACGGTTATTCCTCATGGCGGTATTGTTTTTCCTATTGTAAAATGA
- a CDS encoding ABC transporter ATP-binding protein → MDKLIIEGVSKIYADKKRQVTALQNTSFTVKPSEFVTLLGPSGCGKSTLLKIVAGLEEPSSGRVLLDGQEVEGPNRDRGMVFQTYTLFPWLTVRQNIEFGLDVAGRSKKDRHDVSQHYIEKIGLKGFEQAYPSELSGGMKQRVAIARALANDPKVLLMDEPFGALDAQTRTVMQELLLDVWDESHKTIIFVTHDVEEAVFIGDTIYVMTARPGKIKARISVDLPPKRTYDLKVSEKFLDIKKDVLALIREEAWKAANAVNI, encoded by the coding sequence ATGGATAAATTAATCATTGAGGGAGTAAGCAAAATTTATGCCGATAAAAAGCGCCAGGTGACGGCGCTGCAAAATACGAGTTTTACTGTAAAACCGAGTGAATTTGTGACTTTACTTGGACCGTCAGGCTGTGGAAAATCAACATTGCTCAAAATTGTTGCCGGCCTCGAGGAACCTTCATCAGGGCGTGTTTTGCTTGATGGACAAGAAGTAGAAGGGCCGAACCGTGATCGAGGCATGGTTTTTCAGACCTATACGCTTTTTCCATGGCTTACGGTCAGACAGAATATTGAATTCGGTTTAGATGTTGCTGGGCGGTCAAAAAAAGATCGTCACGATGTCTCACAGCACTATATTGAAAAGATTGGCTTAAAAGGATTTGAACAGGCCTATCCCAGTGAACTGTCAGGTGGGATGAAACAGCGAGTCGCCATTGCACGGGCTCTTGCCAATGATCCGAAAGTATTGCTTATGGATGAACCTTTTGGCGCCCTTGATGCTCAGACCCGAACAGTTATGCAGGAATTACTGCTTGATGTATGGGATGAATCGCATAAGACCATTATTTTTGTGACCCATGATGTAGAGGAAGCCGTTTTTATTGGCGATACCATTTATGTTATGACTGCTCGGCCCGGAAAAATCAAAGCCCGTATTTCCGTTGATTTGCCGCCCAAACGGACGTATGATTTAAAAGTTTCGGAAAAATTTCTTGATATAAAAAAAGACGTATTGGCACTGATACGTGAAGAAGCTTGGAAAGCAGCTAATGCTGTAAACATCTAA
- a CDS encoding CYTH and CHAD domain-containing protein, whose product MHRKKIFLRVSSSKVYEQLMVEPLLIQLIQESLLPVQVNEVYYDTPQGDLSKQGVLYRACRLRTLKKSNRISSTNGQARPRIKAFRFSCLGRRLAGISGEHRLVRSFLTCHVERKAFHLVLPEGTLADLVAENGVFVAERRRRPFFLISLSLRQGDIAAVFHLATALSKLYPLMLENQGRPIWALNFSCPIEEKNLQPIRGIKSKDEATKSLRSILLFYLQLVLIAQQSFLGAPDNFESLHQLRVRLRQLRSILSFGKPLFNQVVFLECQSGLRQMGRELSYVRELDVLASQWEEVLADYSQQFPGQTQLADLLAQERTKGRKRLLTKLRKGKFTPVLLTLWQRLLESPWNYQYQSLVSTADFTERRLVLWLKKFHKAWRNTPLADKESLHKLRIKGKKLRYVIEGLAWHTKRDNKRVQARLKKIQELLGLLNDAYRSNILIKKLISHLDGTALHVEAGVLMGWQAGRAAHVQKKLQEYQKQSLLKKTWQ is encoded by the coding sequence ATGCATAGGAAAAAAATATTCTTAAGAGTATCAAGTAGCAAAGTATATGAACAATTGATGGTCGAACCACTGTTGATTCAATTGATTCAGGAGAGTTTACTACCTGTTCAGGTCAATGAAGTTTATTATGATACGCCGCAGGGTGATTTGAGTAAACAGGGAGTATTGTATCGTGCTTGTCGGCTTAGGACGCTTAAGAAAAGCAACAGAATAAGCAGTACGAACGGGCAAGCTAGGCCACGCATCAAAGCTTTTCGCTTTTCGTGTTTAGGCCGGAGGTTAGCCGGAATTTCTGGAGAGCATCGTTTAGTGAGGTCCTTTTTGACCTGTCATGTGGAGCGCAAGGCGTTTCACTTAGTCCTGCCTGAGGGTACTTTAGCGGATCTTGTCGCGGAAAACGGCGTATTTGTTGCCGAAAGACGGAGACGACCTTTTTTTCTAATCAGTCTTTCCTTGCGACAGGGGGATATAGCAGCTGTTTTTCATTTGGCAACAGCATTATCGAAACTCTATCCCTTGATGCTTGAAAATCAAGGACGACCTATTTGGGCATTGAATTTTTCCTGTCCCATTGAGGAAAAAAACTTACAGCCTATTAGGGGAATTAAAAGTAAGGATGAAGCAACTAAGAGTTTGCGGAGCATTTTATTGTTTTATTTGCAGCTCGTTCTTATAGCTCAGCAGTCATTTCTAGGGGCTCCTGATAATTTCGAAAGTCTTCATCAATTGCGTGTGAGATTGCGACAGCTTCGGTCAATTTTATCCTTTGGCAAGCCGTTGTTTAACCAAGTCGTTTTTCTTGAGTGTCAGAGTGGCTTGCGTCAAATGGGACGCGAATTGTCTTATGTAAGAGAACTCGACGTTTTAGCTTCTCAATGGGAGGAAGTGTTGGCAGATTACTCACAGCAATTTCCAGGTCAGACACAACTTGCTGATCTTTTGGCACAGGAAAGAACGAAAGGCAGAAAACGCTTACTCACGAAATTGCGCAAAGGTAAGTTTACACCGGTCTTGCTTACTTTGTGGCAAAGACTATTGGAATCACCTTGGAATTATCAATATCAATCTCTTGTGTCCACAGCTGACTTTACAGAGCGCCGGCTTGTTTTGTGGCTGAAAAAATTTCATAAGGCTTGGCGAAATACGCCTTTGGCTGATAAAGAGTCCTTGCATAAATTGCGCATCAAGGGAAAAAAGCTGCGCTATGTTATAGAAGGACTCGCTTGGCATACTAAACGGGATAACAAGCGTGTGCAAGCTAGGCTCAAGAAAATTCAAGAACTGTTAGGCTTATTAAATGATGCCTATCGTTCGAATATACTTATTAAAAAATTAATTAGTCACTTAGATGGAACTGCTTTGCATGTTGAAGCAGGCGTTTTGATGGGGTGGCAGGCTGGACGCGCTGCTCACGTACAAAAAAAATTGCAAGAATATCAAAAACAGTCGCTGCTAAAGAAAACCTGGCAGTAA
- a CDS encoding HAD family hydrolase, whose protein sequence is MNILFWDIDGTLIRTSRAGLFAFNQAVAEQWGTQVDFHDIKTSGMTDYSIGAQIIQKITGREPLSQEISALTDRYEQLLPSHLTQREGRVMPSVFTVLDELKQRPDYQLLLLTGNSRRGAEIKLKYFDLMQYFDFDQSAFCECALKRTDISKLAVHKLSLAYEQMSDLRIFVIGDTPNDIHCGKDIDAYTIGIATGNYSVEQLSSYSPWWAVEQLPAVDVFTKKIAQVW, encoded by the coding sequence TTGAATATACTTTTTTGGGATATTGATGGAACGTTAATTAGAACTTCACGAGCAGGATTATTTGCTTTTAATCAGGCTGTAGCAGAGCAATGGGGAACGCAAGTCGATTTTCATGACATCAAAACATCGGGTATGACAGACTATTCTATTGGGGCTCAAATTATTCAAAAAATAACAGGTCGTGAGCCTTTATCACAAGAAATATCGGCTCTTACAGATCGCTATGAGCAGCTTTTGCCAAGTCATCTGACACAAAGAGAAGGTCGAGTTATGCCTTCTGTTTTTACTGTTTTAGATGAACTAAAGCAGCGACCGGATTATCAGTTATTGCTATTAACAGGGAATAGCCGCCGCGGGGCAGAAATCAAGCTTAAGTATTTTGATTTGATGCAGTATTTTGATTTTGATCAGAGCGCTTTTTGCGAGTGTGCTTTAAAACGTACGGATATTTCTAAGCTGGCTGTTCATAAATTATCATTAGCCTATGAGCAAATGAGTGATTTGCGTATCTTTGTTATTGGCGATACGCCCAACGATATTCATTGCGGCAAAGATATTGATGCCTATACCATTGGTATTGCTACAGGCAATTATTCTGTGGAACAATTAAGTTCTTATTCGCCTTGGTGGGCAGTAGAACAACTTCCTGCAGTGGATGTTTTTACGAAAAAGATTGCACAAGTCTGGTAA
- a CDS encoding ABC transporter substrate-binding protein, producing the protein MHKRILACLLIAMFAVSAAGCGSSTSNSSQPKAEKKSLVIAYTPWTGYGALFIAKEKGMFKNKGIDVELQSIEGVGDRKQAFVADKIQAMATSMDVSVSAIGEGVPMKLLWAFDSSNGADGLIVKKGKGIEKVADLKGKEIAFHKGSTSHFFLSNILEKEGLSDNDVKAIDMKASEAASAFMAGKVDAAVTWEPYLSKASAAGDIVLSTTKDTPGLIADVLAFREDFVKDNPETVQAIIAVLAEATDYMNKNPEESNKILADAFKMKPEEISSDIKTIKFYDLAGNLEFFGTKDQPGPIYDIGKKAGIFYVNLKLLSQAPDLTKSIDDSFMTKLKK; encoded by the coding sequence ATGCATAAAAGAATCTTGGCATGCTTGCTTATTGCCATGTTTGCTGTCAGTGCCGCAGGGTGTGGTTCGAGTACTTCCAATTCGTCACAGCCCAAGGCTGAGAAAAAGTCGCTTGTCATTGCTTACACGCCGTGGACAGGCTATGGTGCATTATTTATTGCGAAAGAAAAAGGAATGTTTAAGAATAAGGGCATAGATGTGGAATTGCAATCCATTGAAGGCGTCGGTGACCGTAAACAGGCATTTGTGGCTGACAAAATTCAGGCTATGGCAACTTCTATGGATGTTTCCGTTTCGGCCATTGGCGAAGGGGTGCCAATGAAACTACTCTGGGCCTTTGATTCTTCGAATGGTGCCGATGGACTCATTGTAAAAAAAGGTAAGGGAATTGAAAAAGTTGCTGATTTAAAAGGAAAAGAAATTGCTTTTCATAAAGGGTCGACATCACACTTTTTCCTATCGAACATATTAGAAAAAGAAGGCCTCAGTGATAACGATGTGAAAGCCATTGATATGAAAGCGAGTGAAGCAGCATCGGCATTTATGGCTGGTAAAGTGGATGCCGCTGTAACGTGGGAACCTTATTTGAGTAAAGCCAGCGCTGCCGGGGACATCGTTTTATCAACAACGAAAGATACACCCGGACTGATTGCGGATGTCTTAGCTTTTCGTGAGGATTTTGTAAAAGATAATCCTGAAACAGTGCAAGCTATTATTGCAGTTCTTGCTGAAGCTACGGATTATATGAATAAAAACCCTGAAGAATCTAATAAAATTTTAGCTGATGCTTTTAAAATGAAACCGGAAGAAATTTCATCTGATATTAAAACAATTAAGTTTTATGATTTAGCTGGCAACTTAGAATTCTTCGGTACGAAAGATCAGCCCGGTCCTATTTATGATATTGGTAAAAAAGCCGGAATCTTTTACGTGAACCTGAAATTGTTATCGCAGGCTCCCGATCTTACCAAAAGTATTGATGACTCTTTTATGACGAAATTAAAAAAATGA
- a CDS encoding pyridoxal phosphate-dependent aminotransferase has protein sequence MKKLSNVTELFSESVIREMTRICDKVGGYNLSQGFPDFEIPKAIQEAANRAVTAGYNQYPVTFGEPVLREAISRKAYEYNKIDCDPVTDITVTCGATEAMIATLKSLINPGDEIIIFEPFYENYGPDSILSGAVPHYVTLHAPDWHYDFADLAAAFNEKTKAIIINTPNNPTGKVFTRDELAEIAALCVKWDTYAVTDEIYEHILYDGTKHVSLASLPGMAERTVTINSISKTYSVTGWRVGWAIAPEKITQRIRKVHDFFTVGAPTPFQHAAAEALQFDEVYYDSVQEHYQKAGHFMYDALHQAGFECKMPQGAYYILADATNLMDRLGMTDDTSFSRKLLELTKVATVPGSSFYSDKQKGNHQVRFCFCKKWETLYAVEKALKTLAK, from the coding sequence ATGAAAAAATTATCAAATGTTACCGAACTTTTTTCAGAGTCCGTTATTCGCGAAATGACGCGGATTTGTGATAAAGTAGGTGGCTATAATTTATCTCAGGGGTTTCCTGATTTTGAAATTCCTAAGGCCATTCAAGAAGCAGCCAACCGTGCTGTCACAGCTGGTTACAATCAATATCCTGTTACATTTGGCGAACCTGTCTTGCGCGAGGCGATTAGCCGTAAGGCTTATGAATATAACAAGATTGACTGTGATCCTGTGACAGATATTACAGTCACATGCGGCGCTACAGAAGCCATGATTGCAACGCTTAAGTCGCTCATTAATCCAGGCGATGAAATTATTATTTTTGAACCGTTTTATGAAAATTACGGTCCTGATTCCATTTTGTCAGGCGCAGTACCTCATTATGTGACACTGCATGCACCTGATTGGCATTATGATTTCGCTGATCTTGCGGCGGCTTTTAATGAAAAAACGAAAGCGATTATTATTAATACACCTAATAACCCGACAGGAAAGGTCTTTACGCGGGACGAACTGGCTGAGATTGCTGCTTTGTGCGTCAAATGGGACACTTATGCTGTAACAGATGAAATTTACGAGCATATCCTATATGATGGCACCAAGCATGTGTCACTGGCATCGCTGCCGGGCATGGCTGAACGTACCGTTACAATCAATTCGATTTCTAAGACCTATTCGGTGACAGGCTGGCGTGTCGGCTGGGCTATTGCTCCGGAAAAAATTACGCAGCGTATTCGTAAAGTCCATGACTTTTTTACAGTCGGTGCGCCTACACCTTTTCAGCATGCTGCAGCAGAAGCACTTCAATTTGATGAAGTCTATTATGATTCGGTACAGGAACATTATCAAAAGGCGGGACATTTTATGTATGATGCTTTGCATCAGGCGGGGTTTGAATGTAAAATGCCTCAGGGTGCTTATTATATTCTGGCTGATGCAACGAATTTGATGGATCGTTTAGGCATGACAGATGATACGTCTTTTAGCCGGAAGCTGTTGGAACTAACCAAAGTAGCCACTGTTCCAGGATCGTCCTTTTATTCAGATAAACAAAA
- a CDS encoding ABC transporter permease, which translates to MVKYKFLTPKAEIPKGLHWTLSILAFAVLIAVWSLLTYTEWISQLFLPTPDKTVRDGWLLFTNFGLLQDVWASVFRVTTGFLIAALVAVPLGILMGSLKICEAYAEPIMSFIRYMPASAFIPLFILWLGIGESEKIAVILFGTFFPLTLMIMDVTKNVAHDLIDTAYTLGVSRLGVFRRVILPASLPGIVDSLRIAFGWAWTYLVVAEIVAAGSGLGYMIMQSQRFLKTSHIIVGIIVIGVIGIIIDLVFKFWYARMFPWMGKRGGR; encoded by the coding sequence GTGGTAAAATACAAATTTTTAACGCCCAAAGCGGAAATTCCCAAGGGACTACATTGGACCTTATCAATTTTGGCTTTTGCGGTGCTGATTGCCGTTTGGTCGCTGCTCACATATACTGAATGGATTTCGCAGCTTTTTTTGCCTACGCCTGATAAGACCGTTCGCGATGGATGGTTGCTATTTACGAATTTTGGCTTGCTGCAAGATGTTTGGGCCAGCGTTTTCCGTGTGACAACGGGATTTTTGATTGCGGCTCTTGTAGCTGTGCCGTTAGGTATTTTAATGGGGAGTTTAAAAATATGTGAAGCTTATGCTGAACCTATTATGAGCTTTATTCGTTACATGCCTGCGTCTGCATTTATTCCGCTCTTTATCTTGTGGTTAGGAATAGGTGAAAGTGAGAAAATTGCAGTCATCCTATTTGGTACATTTTTTCCGCTGACCCTCATGATTATGGATGTTACTAAAAATGTTGCCCATGATTTAATTGATACAGCCTATACGCTTGGTGTATCACGGCTGGGTGTATTCCGGCGGGTTATTTTACCGGCCAGTTTGCCTGGTATTGTAGATAGTCTACGCATTGCTTTTGGTTGGGCCTGGACTTATTTGGTTGTGGCTGAAATTGTTGCGGCTGGCTCGGGTCTTGGCTATATGATTATGCAGTCGCAGCGTTTTTTGAAAACATCTCATATTATTGTTGGGATTATCGTCATTGGTGTGATTGGAATTATTATTGATCTGGTGTTCAAGTTTTGGTATGCCCGGATGTTTCCCTGGATGGGGAAAAGGGGAGGTCGCTGA